GGGTTATAGTGGAAGCGGGCGACAAAACGTCGTTTCAAAATTCCTCCAACCCTGTCGTTCAGCAATTCATCCATGCCCGTTCCGAAGGGCCGATCGCTTTTCACTAAACGTGTGCCTACCGCTTTTAGAGCGGTAGGCCGTACCATACCCTCGAACCCGTACGCGAAGCCAAAACCGTCGAAATTCTCTCGAGTATCGAATTCACCCGTACCGTGTATTCAGCCAATGTCGCTTCGTGCCTGTCCGTCTTTTCCAGACCCCCTTCGAGCCGCTTTAACGTTTCCATGACCGAACGGATGAAATTGCGATGGTCGATGCAGTTGCTGTCGATCGCCGCATTGGTGCACAACCCCGCTTCCATTACCGCATAGGCCTCTTTGGTCGCGGCGCTCAACTGTGTAAAATAGTCCTGTGCATAGATTTCGGGATAGCTCAGGATGGCATGAACGCTTTGAAAACGTTTTTTGGCTTCATGAAAAATATCCATAATGGTTTTCTCCCGTTGAGATTTTTATGCCATTATAATGAAACAATAATAAACAAAAATAAAACAAAAGTATTATTGTGGAATGAATGAGGAAAACGGTGCCGGATCAGCGTCCGCCGAATTTTTTGGTCCACCATTCCTGGGGAGTGAGGGTTTGTTCTTTTAAAAACGCTTCGTCGAAGTTGTATTCGTAGGCCGAACAGTATTCCAATAAGGTGGCGTAGGCTTCGTTGATTTGCGCACTCATGGCGTGTGCGCCCTCCGGATCTTCGGGGTGTTTGTCGGGATGCCACCGGTGCATCATGTTTTTGTAACGGGCTTTGATTTCAGAAAGAGTGGCTTTGTCGTGAAGGCCAAGGAGCGTTTTGGCCTTCATGAGTTTGTCAAAAGAGAGCATGGAAAAAGGGCGGATTAGTCTCTTTGCTGACGCATAAACGTCGGAACGTCAAGGAAATCTTCACTGTAATCGCCGTTGGCTACCATTGCGGGGCGGGCAACGACGCGCGGTTTGGCAACGGCTGCGGTAGCGGCTGCGGCGACCGCTTCTTTGTTCTCGAATTCGCAGTTGTTGATCCCCATCGTCGCTTTTTTCTCGAAGCCTGTGGCAACAAGAGTGATGCGGATGTAATCTTGCGGTAGATTGGCATCGGTGGTTGTTCCGAAAATAACGTCGGCACCGTCGTCAACGCTGTTGTGGACGACGTCCATCGCCGCCGAGAGTTCCATGAACGGGAACTCGGGATGCATGCTGAAGTGGACGAGCACTCCAAGCGCACCGGTAATCGACATATTATCCAGAAGAGGAGATTCGATCGCGTTTTTGATCGCTTCGTACGCCGCGTTCTCCCCTTTGTATTCGCCTACACCCATCAGCGCGAGGCCGCGATGGCTCATGACCGTCTGAAGGTCGGCGAAGTCGAGGTTGATGTCGTTGTCCCCGCTGGCGAGGATGACGCCCGAAGTTCCGCTTACCGCGCGGGCCAGGACGCTGTCAACGATTTTAAAACTCTCTTTGATCCCCAGTTTGGGATCGATGATCGAGAGGAGTTTGTCGTTAGGGATGACGACGATCGAATCGGACTCTTTTTTGAGTTCTTCCAGCCCTTCTTCGGCAAGTTTAAGACGTTTTTTCCCTTCGAACGAGAACGGCTTGGTAACGACCGAAATCGTCAGGGCGCCTACCTCTTTGGCAATTTTGGCGATGATCGGAGCCGCACCGGTTCCGGTGCCTCCCCCCAGGCCTGCCGCAACGAAAACGATATCGGCCCCTTCGAGTGCACGGGCGATATCTTCGTAGCTTTCCAGTGCCGACTCTTTGCCCACTTCGGGTTTCATCCCCGCGCCGAGTCCTTTGGTCAGTTTGGCCCCGAGCTGGATTTTGCTCGCCGCGCTTCCCTGCTCAAGTACCTGTGCATCGGTGTTGGCCATAATCAGCTCGATGCCGGGGATCTGCTCTTTGAGCATATAGCCGATCATGTTGCCGCCGCCGCCGCCGACGCCGACCGCTACGATACGGGCCCCCGTTAGAGAGGTTGATTCTTCAATTGAAAATGGTTCCATGCTTGCTCCTTGACGTAATTAAAAAAGTTGAGTTGCCCAATTCCAGAATTTGGTGATCGGGTTAGGCTGGTCGTCCTGTACCGGCTTATTCGACCCGATGTTGACCATCTTCGACACATCCGCCTTCTTCTCTTCCTTGACCGGTTCGGGCTGGGGAGGAGTAGGGGCGGCGTTTGGAATGTCGAATTCCGGTACCTCTTCGTGGAATTGAACCTGCGGCTGGGTTGCCGGTTCTTCGCTCGCGTGACGCATGTGTTTGTTCACGTCGATTTCATAGGGGGTATAGCCGCCGGCCATGTATTTGACCAATCCGACCGCCCCTGAATAGGAAGGATCTCTGAGCGTATCGAAAAGACCTCCCATGTCGCTTGGTTTTGCGAGGCGCACTGGCATGTTGTCGAAAATTGCGACCGCCAGTTCGCGCAGCCCTTCGATTTTGGTAAATCCGCCGGTCAGGACGACTCCCGCTCCCATGTGTTCTCTAAGGCCGCTTTTTTCAAGCGACTGGGCGATAATCATCAGCGTCTCTTCCACCCGGGCGTAGATGACGTTATGCACTACTTCGAGTGAGACTTCGTGGGTTGCGTTTTCGTCTCCGATGACGGGGAGCTCGATCAGGTCGTTGCTCGGTGCGTAGAGGGAACCGTAGTTGATTTTGACGTTGTCGGCGGTCTGAAGCGGCGTATGCAGCGCCATGGAGAGATCGTTCGTTATATGGTTAGAACCGACTCCGAGAAAATCGTTGTAGCGGATGGCGTGCCCGGAGTGGATCACGATGTTGCTGGTGTTTCCACCCATATCGACGACGGCCGCTCCCAGTTCTTTTTCGTCTTGGTTGAGGACGGCGATTGCCGAGGCGTATCCGCTCAATACGACGCTTTCAACTTCGACACCGGCGGCTTTGACCGCTTTGCGGAGGTTGTTGAGATTGCTTTTCTGGGTAGTGATGATGTGGGTCTCGACCTCGAGGCGCGCGGCGTTCATCCCCAGCGGGTCTTCGATGAAATCCTGATCGTCCACTTTGAAATTGTAGGGGAGGGCGTGGAGCACTTCGAATTCATTAGGGATATTCGCGTTGTAAAGCGAGGTATGCATGACGCGGTTGATCTCTTTGAGGGTGATCTCTTTATTCGGGATATTGACGATACCGCTGGAATTGAGGCTTTTGGTATACGCTCCCGAAATCGATACCACGGCGCTGCGCAGTTCCGTACCCGCAACGCGTTTCGCGTCGTTCAGGGCGCTTTTGATCGATTTGCTGGCGAGCTCGATGTTGGTAATGCTCCCTTTGCGAAGCCCCTGCGCTTTTGAGATTCCGGCTCCGATGATCTGCGCACTGTTGTCATCGTCGATTTCGGCGATGATGGCGCAAACTTTTGTCGAGCCGATATCGATGGCTAAAACGGTTCGTTTCAAATCAGATCCCTTCCACATAGATTTCAACAGGGTATTTGTTTTCAAGGACTTTGATCAGTCCCTGATCCAATACATTGCCCTTCAGCTTCGCAACGGCTGCTTCGTTCGCAATTGCTTTTGTTTGAAGCAACTTTTGTTCCAAAACGTTATAGATTATAACATTTCCGCTTTCCAAAGCGATAAAACCCTGTTTTTGTTTGGAGGTGAAGAGTTTGGAAAGGAATTCGGACGTTTCCGTAGGAGTTAAACCGGCCAGTTCGGGAGTTTCGGTGCGGCTGATGAAGTCGGTGGTCGTACCCGTGAACGAGCGATAGCTGTTTTTAGCCAGCTCTTCGAGTTTTTGCGTTTTGAGCTGAGTGGTATACAGAACGTTAGCTTCGTTTTTCGCCTCTTCGTACGTTTTGGTCCGTGAGGGGATCGATTTATCGAGTTTGATGACAACGAAATCGCTTCCCGCTTTGCGGGGTTTGAGATAGGGCTTGTTCGGATTCAGCGCGGCGATCTCTTTGGTCAGCGCGGGATCGAACGGTGACGCGGAAGCGCTGAAAGCGGCTTTTTCGACCGGGATGTTTTGGAGCTGCCCTTTTTTGTAATCGACGTAGAGGCGAAGCGCTTCTTTTTCAGTTGCTTTTTCCTGCAAAGCGGCAACGACGGCCTCACGGGCGTCGGCCGGAGGGAGGATTTTTCCCGACGCGTCTTTGAGCGTCAGGCGGTTGGCTTCGTAATATTCGGCAATTTCGCGTTCCGAAGGAAGTTCGGCAACCGGTGCCTGGCGAACGAAGGAGATTTCATAGCCGGGTTCGGTTTTAAATTCTTTTTTGTGTTTTTCCCAGAACGCCTTGAGTCCCGCTTCGTCGGCGGAAACGTCGATCATCGCGGGTGTCAGGAGCTTGTAGGTGATTTTGTCGGAAACACCCAGCGCGCTGCCCAGTGCACGGGTTTCGAAAGGACGGGCGTTGGAAGCGAGCATGTAGAGGGTTTTTTGGATCAGCAGCTCTTTGCGCAACGACTCTTCGTACTCTTTTTTCGTGAGGCGGTTATCGGCAAGCGCTTTTTCGTAAACGGTTTTGTCGAAAGCTCCCCCCTTGAAAAACATCGGCTGAGACTGGATCACCTCGGCGAGTTCCTTGTCGCTGACGACCATTCCGTAACTTTGGGCGAGGTTCAGTACGAGAGCCTGATTGACCAGCTGGCGGAGGGCCTGGCGCTGCAAGCCCAGTTGCTGGGCCATTTTTTCATCCATTTTTCCCTGAAACATCTGATTGTACTGGTTGAAAAGAGAAGTGTAGCTTTTCTGGAGCTCTTCGGCGGTGATCGAAATATCGCCCACTTTGGCGACGGCACCCGCTTTGTCCCCGTAGCTGTATTGTCCCCATCCGACGAATCCCGCACCGA
The DNA window shown above is from Campylobacterota bacterium and carries:
- a CDS encoding J domain-containing protein, which gives rise to MLSFDKLMKAKTLLGLHDKATLSEIKARYKNMMHRWHPDKHPEDPEGAHAMSAQINEAYATLLEYCSAYEYNFDEAFLKEQTLTPQEWWTKKFGGR
- the ftsA gene encoding cell division protein FtsA → MKRTVLAIDIGSTKVCAIIAEIDDDNSAQIIGAGISKAQGLRKGSITNIELASKSIKSALNDAKRVAGTELRSAVVSISGAYTKSLNSSGIVNIPNKEITLKEINRVMHTSLYNANIPNEFEVLHALPYNFKVDDQDFIEDPLGMNAARLEVETHIITTQKSNLNNLRKAVKAAGVEVESVVLSGYASAIAVLNQDEKELGAAVVDMGGNTSNIVIHSGHAIRYNDFLGVGSNHITNDLSMALHTPLQTADNVKINYGSLYAPSNDLIELPVIGDENATHEVSLEVVHNVIYARVEETLMIIAQSLEKSGLREHMGAGVVLTGGFTKIEGLRELAVAIFDNMPVRLAKPSDMGGLFDTLRDPSYSGAVGLVKYMAGGYTPYEIDVNKHMRHASEEPATQPQVQFHEEVPEFDIPNAAPTPPQPEPVKEEKKADVSKMVNIGSNKPVQDDQPNPITKFWNWATQLF
- the ftsZ gene encoding cell division protein FtsZ encodes the protein MEPFSIEESTSLTGARIVAVGVGGGGGNMIGYMLKEQIPGIELIMANTDAQVLEQGSAASKIQLGAKLTKGLGAGMKPEVGKESALESYEDIARALEGADIVFVAAGLGGGTGTGAAPIIAKIAKEVGALTISVVTKPFSFEGKKRLKLAEEGLEELKKESDSIVVIPNDKLLSIIDPKLGIKESFKIVDSVLARAVSGTSGVILASGDNDINLDFADLQTVMSHRGLALMGVGEYKGENAAYEAIKNAIESPLLDNMSITGALGVLVHFSMHPEFPFMELSAAMDVVHNSVDDGADVIFGTTTDANLPQDYIRITLVATGFEKKATMGINNCEFENKEAVAAAATAAVAKPRVVARPAMVANGDYSEDFLDVPTFMRQQRD
- a CDS encoding peptidylprolyl isomerase, with the protein product MITWMQRHRKYLVVTIWISTIAFIGAGFVGWGQYSYGDKAGAVAKVGDISITAEELQKSYTSLFNQYNQMFQGKMDEKMAQQLGLQRQALRQLVNQALVLNLAQSYGMVVSDKELAEVIQSQPMFFKGGAFDKTVYEKALADNRLTKKEYEESLRKELLIQKTLYMLASNARPFETRALGSALGVSDKITYKLLTPAMIDVSADEAGLKAFWEKHKKEFKTEPGYEISFVRQAPVAELPSEREIAEYYEANRLTLKDASGKILPPADAREAVVAALQEKATEKEALRLYVDYKKGQLQNIPVEKAAFSASASPFDPALTKEIAALNPNKPYLKPRKAGSDFVVIKLDKSIPSRTKTYEEAKNEANVLYTTQLKTQKLEELAKNSYRSFTGTTTDFISRTETPELAGLTPTETSEFLSKLFTSKQKQGFIALESGNVIIYNVLEQKLLQTKAIANEAAVAKLKGNVLDQGLIKVLENKYPVEIYVEGI